A window of the Isosphaera pallida ATCC 43644 genome harbors these coding sequences:
- the rplV gene encoding 50S ribosomal protein L22, with protein sequence MPSSTAPYHAHHRFARSSVLKLRPILNLIRNRYADEAMNILKHLPHRGARMIEQVLKSAMANAENAGVREVGSLVVTDARGDGGPMFKRLMPRARGTAYMIRKRTCHIHIGLSEDFASDSSTRFEASQAVESSPVKAEADADTSAVAANA encoded by the coding sequence ATGCCCAGTTCGACCGCCCCCTATCACGCGCATCATCGCTTCGCCCGCTCGTCGGTGTTGAAACTGCGGCCGATCTTGAATTTGATCCGCAACCGCTACGCCGACGAGGCAATGAATATCCTCAAGCACCTGCCGCACCGGGGGGCGCGGATGATTGAACAGGTGCTCAAAAGCGCGATGGCCAACGCCGAGAATGCCGGCGTGCGGGAGGTCGGCAGCCTGGTGGTCACCGACGCCCGCGGCGACGGCGGCCCGATGTTCAAGCGGCTCATGCCCCGCGCCCGCGGGACCGCCTACATGATTCGCAAGCGGACCTGTCACATCCACATTGGATTGTCGGAGGACTTCGCCAGCGACTCCTCGACGCGGTTTGAGGCAAGTCAAGCTGTGGAATCCTCCCCGGTCAAGGCGGAGGCCGACGCTGACACCAGCGCAGTCGCGGCCAACGCCTGA
- the rpsC gene encoding 30S ribosomal protein S3 — translation MGQKVRPTGFRVGIMEDWRSRWYASKQDFSDLLVEDFKIRKYIKTKHGNAGIPKVEIERTRDAVKVILFTARPGVIIGKKGAEVEKLQEELQKLTGRRIDIKIEEVNRPEINAQLIAEDIADQLQRRVSFRRTIKRAQESTMEAGAKGVKVQLSGRLGGAEMSRTEQGAAGSIPLSTLRAKIDYGFAEAKTPQGHIGIKVWVNQGDYLKLEGSADGHDAQKGEVSKKSKRPRKR, via the coding sequence ATGGGTCAAAAAGTCAGACCAACCGGCTTTCGAGTTGGCATCATGGAGGACTGGCGCAGCCGCTGGTACGCCTCCAAACAAGATTTCAGCGATCTTCTAGTCGAAGACTTCAAGATTCGCAAGTATATCAAGACGAAACACGGCAACGCTGGGATCCCCAAGGTCGAGATCGAACGCACCCGGGACGCTGTCAAGGTGATTCTGTTCACTGCGCGGCCCGGCGTGATCATCGGCAAGAAGGGAGCCGAGGTCGAAAAACTCCAGGAAGAGCTGCAAAAGCTCACCGGACGCCGCATCGACATCAAAATCGAGGAAGTCAACCGCCCGGAAATCAATGCGCAGCTGATCGCTGAGGATATCGCCGACCAACTGCAACGCCGGGTATCGTTCCGCCGCACCATCAAGCGGGCTCAGGAATCAACGATGGAGGCCGGGGCCAAAGGAGTCAAAGTGCAACTCTCCGGGCGGCTAGGCGGGGCCGAAATGTCCCGCACCGAGCAAGGCGCGGCCGGCTCGATCCCGCTTTCCACCCTCCGCGCCAAGATCGACTACGGGTTTGCCGAGGCCAAGACCCCCCAAGGGCACATCGGCATCAAAGTCTGGGTCAACCAGGGGGACTATTTGAAGCTGGAGGGTTCCGCCGATGGCCATGATGCCCAAAAGGGTGAAGTATCGAAAAAGTCAAAAAGGCCGCGTAAAAGGTAA
- the rplP gene encoding 50S ribosomal protein L16, which yields MAMMPKRVKYRKSQKGRVKGKATRGNYVAFGDYGLQSLGSARISAQTIEAGRVVAAQAVRGQGKVYIRIFPHKSVTAIPAETRMGKGKGEVEYWAAIVKPGTVMFEVSGIGEDAARAALARIAYKMPVPCRFVTRRPTL from the coding sequence ATGGCCATGATGCCCAAAAGGGTGAAGTATCGAAAAAGTCAAAAAGGCCGCGTAAAAGGTAAGGCCACCCGCGGCAACTACGTCGCCTTCGGCGACTATGGCCTGCAATCGCTGGGCTCCGCGCGAATCAGCGCCCAGACCATCGAAGCCGGCCGCGTCGTGGCGGCTCAAGCCGTGCGTGGTCAGGGAAAGGTCTATATTCGCATTTTCCCGCACAAGTCGGTCACGGCGATCCCAGCCGAGACACGTATGGGCAAGGGCAAAGGCGAGGTCGAATACTGGGCGGCGATCGTCAAGCCCGGCACGGTGATGTTCGAGGTTTCGGGGATCGGTGAAGACGCCGCCCGAGCCGCCCTGGCGCGAATCGCCTACAAGATGCCGGTCCCCTGCCGGTTCGTGACCCGCCGCCCAACCCTGTGA
- the rpmC gene encoding 50S ribosomal protein L29 — MNAAQEYRKESTEQLQLTLKEIQRNLFRLRVQSETEKLQAPTEISKAKKSIARILTILRERELEAQRSGSTTS; from the coding sequence ATGAACGCCGCCCAGGAATATCGCAAAGAATCGACCGAGCAACTGCAACTCACCCTCAAGGAAATCCAGCGCAACCTGTTTCGGTTGCGGGTCCAAAGTGAAACCGAAAAGTTGCAGGCTCCGACCGAGATTTCCAAAGCCAAGAAGTCGATTGCCCGAATCCTGACCATCCTGCGTGAGCGGGAACTCGAAGCTCAACGGTCTGGTTCGACCACCTCCTGA
- the rpsQ gene encoding 30S ribosomal protein S17, giving the protein MSVPSSANSTPNPPRNRRKTEVGLVTSDKMNKTRRVEIERLVPHPKYGKFVRRRTVCHVHDEHNETRVGDLVEIMETRPLSKLKRWRFVRIVRPGVRHGEAVAASTEE; this is encoded by the coding sequence ATGAGTGTCCCGTCCTCCGCCAATTCCACCCCCAACCCACCGCGGAACCGCCGCAAGACCGAGGTGGGTCTGGTGACCTCTGATAAGATGAACAAAACCCGCCGGGTCGAGATTGAACGGCTGGTCCCCCATCCCAAGTACGGCAAGTTCGTGCGTCGGCGCACCGTCTGCCACGTCCACGACGAACATAACGAAACCCGCGTCGGCGACCTGGTGGAAATCATGGAGACTCGGCCGCTTTCCAAGCTCAAGCGGTGGCGGTTCGTTCGCATCGTCCGCCCCGGCGTGCGTCACGGCGAGGCGGTCGCAGCCTCCACTGAGGAATGA
- the rplN gene encoding 50S ribosomal protein L14, whose product MIQMQTRLDVADNTGAKEVMCFKVLGGSASRYKRRVAGLGDVIIASVKKASPSGDIKAGEIVRCVVVRVRNSTRRADGSYIKFDRNAVVIIDNDGNPKGTRIFGAIARELRETNPPFMKIISLAAEVW is encoded by the coding sequence ATGATTCAGATGCAAACGCGGCTTGACGTCGCCGACAACACCGGGGCCAAGGAAGTGATGTGCTTCAAGGTGCTCGGCGGCAGTGCGTCGCGGTACAAACGACGGGTCGCCGGGTTGGGCGACGTGATCATCGCCTCGGTCAAGAAGGCTAGTCCCAGCGGCGACATCAAGGCTGGCGAGATTGTGCGTTGCGTGGTGGTGCGGGTGCGAAACTCGACCCGACGGGCCGATGGTTCCTACATCAAGTTCGACCGCAACGCCGTTGTGATCATCGACAACGACGGCAACCCCAAGGGAACCCGCATCTTCGGGGCCATCGCCCGCGAACTGCGCGAGACCAATCCGCCGTTTATGAAAATCATCAGCTTGGCCGCCGAGGTGTGGTGA
- the rplX gene encoding 50S ribosomal protein L24 — MRIRKDDEVKVISGDDKGKIGKVLRVLPDDDKVVVEGVNLVYKHLRPSPKNPKGGRISKEMPIHVSNVMIISKAAGRPVRIGYRFLENGQKERYCKETGASLGLVGTPKPRRAAALARSTSRDS; from the coding sequence ATGCGTATCCGCAAGGACGACGAGGTCAAAGTGATCTCGGGCGACGATAAGGGCAAGATTGGCAAGGTGTTGCGGGTTCTTCCCGATGACGACAAGGTCGTGGTCGAAGGAGTCAACCTGGTTTACAAACACCTGCGTCCCAGCCCTAAGAATCCTAAAGGGGGTCGGATCTCCAAAGAGATGCCGATCCACGTTTCCAACGTCATGATCATTTCCAAAGCGGCCGGTCGCCCAGTTCGGATCGGCTACCGCTTTCTGGAAAATGGCCAAAAGGAACGGTATTGCAAAGAAACCGGGGCGTCGTTGGGCCTGGTCGGCACGCCCAAACCCCGGCGGGCCGCGGCGTTGGCCCGCTCCACGTCGCGGGACTCCTAA
- the rplE gene encoding 50S ribosomal protein L5 produces MARATPSAPAATAKAPASNRPARLQALYHTTIAPELKAKYQISNPMAVPRLEKIVINMGVGRATQDKAILESAVETLSKISGQKPLICKAKVSVSQFRLREGNNIGCKVTLRGKRMYEFLDRLVTLALPRIRDFRGVNPNSFDGNGNYSLGLTEQVVFPEIEADKIVHTHGMDITLVTNVSNDDQARELLRALGMPFRKPVVRKPQPVEPSNN; encoded by the coding sequence ATGGCTCGCGCGACTCCATCCGCACCCGCCGCCACCGCCAAGGCCCCCGCCTCCAATCGACCGGCGCGGCTTCAGGCGCTTTATCACACGACGATCGCGCCAGAACTCAAGGCCAAATACCAAATCTCCAACCCCATGGCGGTTCCCCGCCTGGAAAAGATCGTCATCAACATGGGGGTCGGCCGCGCCACCCAGGATAAGGCGATTTTGGAGTCGGCCGTCGAGACCCTCTCCAAAATCTCCGGCCAGAAACCGTTGATCTGCAAAGCCAAGGTGTCGGTCTCGCAGTTCCGGCTCCGCGAAGGCAACAATATCGGCTGCAAGGTGACCCTGCGCGGCAAGCGGATGTACGAGTTCCTCGACCGCCTGGTGACCCTGGCGCTGCCCCGAATCCGCGACTTCCGTGGGGTCAACCCCAATAGCTTCGACGGCAACGGCAACTATTCGCTAGGCCTGACCGAACAGGTCGTCTTCCCAGAAATCGAAGCCGACAAGATCGTTCACACCCATGGGATGGACATCACCCTGGTGACCAACGTTTCCAACGACGACCAAGCCCGCGAACTCCTCCGCGCCCTGGGAATGCCGTTCCGCAAGCCCGTCGTTCGCAAACCTCAGCCGGTCGAACCCTCGAACAACTGA
- a CDS encoding type Z 30S ribosomal protein S14 encodes MSTKAQMIKSMTPRKFAVRHRNRCKLCGRPRGYYRKFGICRICFRSLASRGLIPGVKKASW; translated from the coding sequence ATGTCCACCAAGGCTCAGATGATCAAATCGATGACCCCGCGCAAATTCGCGGTGCGTCACCGCAACCGCTGCAAGCTCTGCGGCCGTCCTCGAGGTTACTATCGCAAGTTTGGCATTTGCCGGATTTGCTTCCGCAGCCTCGCCAGCCGCGGCCTCATCCCGGGCGTGAAGAAGGCAAGTTGGTAA
- the rpsH gene encoding 30S ribosomal protein S8, whose protein sequence is MMTDPIADMLTRIRNASRIERPVVEMPTSNMRRGIAQVLKDEGYIWDFDEVETRPVRTLRLQMKYGPNGERLITRIDRVSKPGRRIYCGYRDLKPVLNGLGIRVLSTPQGILSDRQARDKKVGGEVLALIY, encoded by the coding sequence ATGATGACCGACCCGATCGCCGACATGCTGACCCGAATCCGCAACGCTTCGCGGATCGAGCGGCCGGTCGTCGAGATGCCGACCTCGAACATGAGGCGTGGAATCGCCCAGGTGCTCAAGGATGAAGGCTACATATGGGACTTCGACGAGGTGGAGACCCGTCCGGTCCGGACCCTGCGGCTGCAAATGAAGTACGGCCCTAACGGTGAACGCCTCATCACCCGGATCGATCGGGTCAGCAAGCCGGGCCGCCGCATCTACTGCGGCTATCGCGACCTCAAACCGGTCCTCAACGGCCTGGGCATTCGAGTCCTCTCGACCCCCCAAGGGATTTTGTCGGACCGCCAGGCCCGCGACAAGAAGGTGGGCGGCGAAGTGTTGGCATTGATTTATTGA
- the rplF gene encoding 50S ribosomal protein L6, which yields MSRIGRLPVAIPANVKVAIADSAIQIEGPKGKLTFTHRPEVSVEFDEAARQVKVTRSSDSGPVKAYHGLTRALILNMVKGVTEGYVRKLEIQGVGYQAQIKSPNTITLQVGFANQITLKAPEGVTVTLSDPTHITVSGSDKQAVGQFAAEIRAVRPPEPYKGKGIRYEGEVVRRKAGKAFSK from the coding sequence ATGTCGCGTATCGGACGGTTGCCGGTGGCGATCCCGGCGAACGTGAAAGTGGCGATCGCCGACTCGGCTATTCAAATCGAAGGGCCCAAAGGCAAATTGACGTTCACCCATCGCCCCGAGGTGTCGGTGGAGTTCGATGAGGCGGCCCGTCAAGTCAAAGTGACCCGTTCGAGTGACAGCGGCCCGGTCAAGGCGTATCATGGTCTGACCCGAGCCTTGATTCTGAATATGGTCAAAGGCGTCACCGAAGGGTACGTCCGCAAACTGGAGATCCAGGGGGTGGGTTACCAAGCCCAGATCAAGTCCCCCAACACGATCACGCTCCAGGTAGGCTTTGCCAACCAGATTACGCTCAAAGCCCCCGAGGGGGTTACGGTGACCTTGAGCGACCCTACCCACATCACGGTGAGTGGGTCGGACAAGCAGGCCGTGGGTCAATTCGCCGCCGAGATTCGCGCCGTCCGTCCCCCCGAGCCGTATAAAGGCAAAGGAATTCGGTACGAGGGTGAAGTGGTGCGCCGCAAAGCGGGTAAGGCGTTCTCCAAGTGA
- the rplR gene encoding 50S ribosomal protein L18: protein MSHREVVQARRRRRQLRVRKRLFGTPQRPRLAVFRSSKHIYAQIINDVVGVTLVSASTLDKEIRPLLTGSGGNKPAADLVGKMVGQRAKAAGINKVCFDRRSYRYHGRVKALADAARAAGLDF, encoded by the coding sequence TTGAGTCACCGCGAAGTGGTTCAAGCCCGCCGGCGTCGTCGCCAGTTGCGGGTTCGCAAACGCCTTTTCGGCACCCCCCAGCGTCCGCGTCTGGCGGTGTTCCGCAGCAGCAAGCATATTTACGCCCAGATCATCAACGACGTCGTCGGCGTCACCCTGGTCTCGGCCAGTACGCTGGACAAGGAGATCAGACCGTTGTTGACCGGATCGGGCGGCAACAAGCCCGCGGCCGATCTGGTGGGCAAGATGGTGGGCCAGCGCGCCAAGGCCGCCGGGATCAACAAGGTTTGCTTCGACCGTCGGAGCTACCGCTATCACGGGCGGGTCAAGGCCTTGGCCGACGCAGCGCGGGCTGCGGGGTTGGATTTCTAA
- the rpsE gene encoding 30S ribosomal protein S5, whose amino-acid sequence MAIEGQDRDRDRGGKEWQDYVVTIRRCAAVVKGGRRFSFNALVVVGNGKGTVGWGYGKANEVPPAVEKGVKDAHKQLKRVNLKGGTIPHPVIGRFGASRVLMMPARPGTGVIAGGAVRAVLQAAGVTDILTKSYGSTNKLNLVKAAVDGLSRLRTKDEVARLRGVEL is encoded by the coding sequence GTGGCGATCGAAGGGCAGGACCGCGACCGGGATCGCGGCGGCAAGGAATGGCAGGATTACGTAGTGACGATCCGACGCTGCGCTGCGGTGGTCAAGGGCGGTCGTCGGTTCAGCTTCAATGCGCTGGTGGTGGTGGGCAACGGCAAAGGGACCGTGGGCTGGGGCTACGGCAAGGCCAATGAAGTGCCGCCAGCGGTGGAAAAGGGTGTCAAGGACGCCCATAAGCAACTCAAGCGGGTCAACCTCAAGGGAGGCACGATCCCGCATCCGGTGATTGGACGCTTTGGGGCTTCGCGGGTTTTGATGATGCCGGCCCGTCCAGGCACCGGCGTTATCGCCGGCGGCGCGGTCCGCGCTGTCTTGCAAGCCGCTGGTGTCACCGACATCCTGACCAAGAGCTATGGCTCGACCAATAAGCTCAACCTCGTCAAAGCGGCCGTGGATGGCCTGTCCCGTCTGCGAACTAAGGACGAGGTGGCCCGTCTGCGTGGAGTGGAACTTTAA
- the rplO gene encoding 50S ribosomal protein L15, with the protein MQLHDVHQGIQRRKRRKRVGRGPGSGHGKTATKGHKGHSSRQGFKMNPLSEGGGQPLIRRVPKRGFNNGAFKKHFVVLNLHLLESKFEAGSEVTREILRQRLIVKGQIKDGIKILGDGELTKPLVVTADGFSKSAIAKIVQAGGKAIDRKTGKELTPVSAAS; encoded by the coding sequence ATGCAACTGCACGACGTCCATCAAGGCATCCAGCGTCGCAAACGGCGCAAGCGGGTCGGTCGTGGTCCAGGTTCGGGCCACGGCAAGACCGCCACCAAAGGTCACAAGGGTCACTCCTCGCGTCAAGGTTTCAAAATGAACCCATTGAGCGAGGGTGGCGGTCAACCTCTGATCCGTCGGGTACCCAAGCGCGGTTTCAACAACGGCGCATTCAAGAAGCACTTCGTCGTCCTGAACCTCCACCTCCTCGAATCCAAGTTCGAGGCGGGTTCGGAAGTGACCCGCGAAATCCTTCGCCAACGTCTGATCGTCAAAGGTCAGATCAAGGACGGCATCAAGATTTTGGGCGACGGTGAATTGACCAAGCCGTTGGTCGTTACCGCCGACGGGTTCTCCAAGTCGGCGATTGCGAAGATCGTCCAAGCTGGCGGCAAGGCGATCGACCGCAAGACCGGCAAGGAACTCACGCCGGTCTCAGCCGCTTCCTGA
- the secY gene encoding preprotein translocase subunit SecY encodes MPELTNKLLFTLGLLAIYRIGFYVPLPIIDQAKLQSFQESVSSEGGLGKLMSTVAMFGGTDIGMATIFGLGIMPYISASIVFQLLGSVVPQLEALMKEGESGRKKINEYTRYATVLFCVIQSSAWLRFLMERDIIPAAYQSFGFIASCVIVMTAGTIFLMWLGEQIDEYGIGNGISMLIMAGILARAPAAIQTLATNATFKLSEDPGEIGPVKLLLLLAMFIGVIVGVVIMTESQRRIPTQSARHVRGRRMTVGARQYLPLKVNQAGVMPIIFASSLMSLPWILFNTLRGVTASWIDPDATTLGARFASGLAQFFEAASDAFGQPSGFVYLFLNITLIYFFCYLWTAITFNPKDMAENLKDYGSFIPGYRPGKRTADYLEKVMLRITYVGAAFLSLVAIIPTLVQDSLDVSPIVASFLGGTGLLIVVSVCLDLVHRIDSHLVMRNYPTLLNKR; translated from the coding sequence ATGCCCGAACTGACCAACAAGCTGTTGTTCACCCTCGGCTTGCTGGCGATTTATCGGATCGGGTTCTACGTCCCGTTGCCGATCATCGACCAGGCCAAGCTCCAGAGCTTCCAGGAAAGCGTCTCCTCGGAAGGCGGGCTGGGCAAGCTCATGAGTACCGTGGCGATGTTCGGCGGCACCGACATTGGCATGGCCACGATCTTCGGCTTGGGGATCATGCCGTACATCTCGGCCTCGATCGTCTTTCAACTGCTGGGAAGCGTAGTGCCGCAACTCGAAGCCCTCATGAAGGAGGGCGAGTCGGGTCGCAAAAAGATCAACGAGTACACCCGTTACGCCACGGTGCTGTTCTGCGTGATCCAATCCTCGGCCTGGCTCCGATTCCTCATGGAACGGGATATCATCCCCGCCGCCTACCAGTCGTTCGGCTTCATCGCCTCGTGCGTGATCGTCATGACGGCGGGGACGATCTTCCTGATGTGGTTGGGTGAGCAGATCGACGAATACGGGATTGGCAACGGCATCTCGATGCTCATCATGGCCGGCATCCTCGCCCGCGCCCCGGCCGCGATCCAAACCTTAGCGACCAACGCCACCTTCAAGCTGTCGGAGGATCCAGGGGAAATCGGTCCAGTGAAACTCCTGCTCCTGCTGGCGATGTTCATCGGCGTGATCGTGGGCGTGGTCATTATGACCGAAAGCCAACGCCGGATTCCAACCCAGTCGGCTCGTCATGTGCGTGGCCGCCGGATGACCGTGGGGGCGCGTCAATACCTGCCGCTCAAAGTCAACCAAGCTGGGGTCATGCCGATCATCTTCGCCTCCAGCCTGATGTCGCTGCCGTGGATTCTCTTCAACACCTTGAGGGGAGTGACCGCCTCCTGGATTGACCCGGACGCGACCACCTTGGGAGCCCGTTTTGCGTCGGGACTGGCCCAGTTCTTCGAAGCGGCCTCCGACGCCTTCGGCCAACCTTCCGGCTTCGTCTACCTGTTCCTCAACATCACGCTCATCTACTTCTTCTGCTACCTGTGGACCGCGATCACGTTCAACCCCAAAGACATGGCCGAGAACCTCAAGGATTACGGCTCGTTCATTCCCGGTTATCGCCCAGGCAAGCGGACCGCCGACTATCTTGAGAAGGTCATGTTGCGGATCACCTACGTGGGCGCGGCGTTCCTCAGCCTGGTGGCGATCATTCCAACCCTGGTTCAGGACTCGCTGGATGTCTCGCCGATCGTAGCCTCGTTCCTAGGGGGAACCGGGTTGCTCATCGTGGTGAGCGTCTGCCTCGACCTGGTCCACCGCATCGACAGCCACCTGGTCATGCGCAACTACCCCACGTTGCTCAACAAACGGTGA
- the rpmJ gene encoding 50S ribosomal protein L36 — protein MKVRSSVKRICESCKIVRRHGKILVICENPRHKQRQG, from the coding sequence ATGAAAGTCCGATCAAGCGTCAAGCGGATCTGTGAAAGTTGCAAAATCGTCCGGCGTCATGGCAAAATCCTGGTGATTTGCGAGAATCCCCGGCATAAGCAACGTCAAGGCTGA
- the rpsM gene encoding 30S ribosomal protein S13, whose amino-acid sequence MPRLLGVDIPNDKPTQYSLRYIYGIGPTLALEVCQRLNIDPSKRARDLTEEELARIAALLDNEYTVEGQLRRQIQLAIGRLQAISCYRGLRHRKKLPVRGQRTRTNARTRKGPRRTVAGKKGVKDMR is encoded by the coding sequence ATGCCCCGCCTTCTCGGTGTTGACATTCCCAACGACAAACCGACGCAATACTCGTTGCGCTACATTTACGGGATTGGACCAACCTTGGCGCTGGAGGTTTGCCAACGCCTCAATATCGACCCGTCCAAAAGGGCGCGGGACCTGACCGAAGAGGAATTGGCTCGGATCGCCGCGCTGCTCGACAACGAGTACACGGTGGAAGGCCAGCTGCGGCGACAGATTCAACTGGCGATTGGCCGTCTCCAAGCGATTTCCTGTTACCGTGGTTTGCGTCACCGCAAGAAGCTACCAGTACGCGGCCAACGGACCCGAACCAACGCCCGCACCCGCAAAGGTCCACGCCGTACCGTGGCGGGCAAGAAGGGCGTCAAGGATATGCGTTGA
- the rpsK gene encoding 30S ribosomal protein S11, which translates to MAKANKKKKTRRNVSRAIVHIKTTFNNTLVTVTDPTGDTLCWASSGTVGFKGSRKSTPFAAQRAAETAASAANKFGVKEVEVKVKGPGSGRESAITALHANGLSIKAIEDVTPLPHNGCRPPKKRRV; encoded by the coding sequence GTGGCCAAGGCCAATAAAAAGAAGAAAACCCGGCGCAACGTCAGCCGGGCAATCGTTCACATCAAGACGACGTTCAACAATACCCTGGTGACCGTGACCGACCCGACCGGCGACACCCTATGTTGGGCCTCCTCGGGGACCGTCGGCTTCAAAGGGAGCCGGAAAAGTACCCCCTTCGCGGCCCAACGCGCGGCCGAGACCGCGGCGAGCGCGGCCAACAAGTTCGGCGTCAAAGAGGTTGAAGTCAAGGTCAAGGGGCCGGGTTCAGGACGCGAAAGCGCCATCACCGCGCTTCACGCCAACGGCCTCTCCATCAAGGCGATCGAAGACGTCACTCCCTTGCCCCACAACGGTTGCCGTCCCCCCAAGAAACGGCGGGTGTGA
- the rpsD gene encoding 30S ribosomal protein S4 — MGRYTGPVCRLCRREGIKLYLKGTRCDSPKCAIERRQTVPGMHQTRRGKASEYAKRLREKQKVKRYYGVYERQFRKYYAEANRLPGNTGERLMALLERRLDNVVTRLGFAISRPQARQLISHGHILVNGRKLDIPSYLVRAGESITLKDREHSRRVTSDNLHQENLPAVPDWLERISEDPPEGRVSRLPSAQDISLPVQPQLIVELLSR, encoded by the coding sequence ATGGGACGTTACACCGGCCCGGTTTGTCGGCTCTGCCGGCGCGAAGGGATCAAACTCTACCTCAAGGGGACCCGCTGCGACTCGCCCAAGTGCGCGATCGAGCGACGACAGACTGTGCCGGGTATGCATCAGACCCGGCGGGGCAAGGCGAGCGAGTATGCTAAGCGGTTGCGCGAGAAGCAGAAAGTCAAGCGCTATTACGGTGTGTACGAGCGTCAATTCCGCAAGTATTACGCCGAAGCCAACCGGTTGCCGGGCAACACCGGCGAACGGCTCATGGCGTTGCTGGAACGTCGCTTGGACAACGTGGTGACCCGTCTGGGCTTCGCCATCAGTCGTCCTCAAGCCCGTCAGCTTATCAGTCACGGCCACATCCTGGTCAATGGTCGCAAACTGGACATTCCCAGCTATCTGGTTCGGGCCGGCGAGTCGATCACGCTGAAGGATCGGGAACACTCCAGGCGCGTGACCTCGGACAATCTCCATCAAGAAAACCTGCCAGCAGTGCCCGACTGGCTTGAGCGCATTTCCGAGGATCCACCCGAAGGCCGAGTGTCACGCTTACCTTCGGCCCAGGATATTTCGCTGCCGGTTCAACCGCAACTGATCGTCGAATTGTTGAGCCGTTGA
- a CDS encoding DNA-directed RNA polymerase subunit alpha, with protein sequence MRIRWRGLEIPSRVVPNRETLSDSFGEFVIEPFERGFGHTVGNSLRRILLSSLEGSAVTRIKIEGVQHEFSSIPGMVEDITDLVLNLKGLIVKNHSDQPKTIVIERDREGIVTAADIVHDETIEVVNPDHILCTLSGDARLHMRMTVENGRGYRPAAEGHTEDLEPGAIPIDAIFSPVQRVEYRVEETRVGQKTNFDKLIMRIWTTGTIRPDMALVEAAKILRKHLNPFVQYFEPGPGLPAEGSGPADIGRGLEPHDAELERKLNMSLAELELSVRATNCLESEGITTIRELVSRSEEQLLTVRNFGETTLKEVRSKLNDLGIDLGMLASNRSGG encoded by the coding sequence ATGCGCATTCGATGGCGCGGCCTTGAGATCCCCAGCCGGGTCGTCCCTAACCGCGAGACCCTTTCCGACTCCTTTGGCGAGTTCGTGATCGAACCGTTCGAACGCGGCTTCGGGCACACGGTGGGGAATTCACTCCGCCGCATCCTGCTCTCCAGCCTGGAGGGCAGCGCGGTGACCCGGATCAAAATCGAAGGCGTCCAGCACGAGTTTTCCTCGATTCCCGGTATGGTCGAGGATATCACCGATCTGGTGCTCAACCTGAAAGGTCTTATCGTCAAGAACCACTCAGATCAACCCAAAACCATCGTCATCGAACGCGACCGGGAAGGGATCGTCACCGCCGCGGACATCGTTCATGACGAAACGATCGAAGTGGTCAACCCCGACCACATCCTCTGCACGCTTAGCGGCGACGCACGTCTGCACATGAGAATGACGGTTGAGAACGGACGGGGTTACCGTCCCGCCGCCGAAGGCCACACCGAGGACCTCGAACCGGGGGCCATCCCGATCGACGCGATCTTCTCGCCGGTTCAGCGGGTCGAATACCGCGTCGAGGAAACCCGGGTGGGCCAAAAGACCAACTTCGACAAGCTGATCATGCGCATCTGGACCACCGGCACAATTCGACCCGACATGGCGCTGGTCGAAGCCGCCAAGATCCTCCGCAAACACCTCAACCCCTTCGTCCAATATTTCGAGCCAGGGCCCGGCCTGCCCGCGGAAGGTTCCGGTCCCGCCGACATTGGACGCGGCCTAGAACCGCACGACGCCGAACTCGAACGCAAACTCAACATGAGTTTGGCCGAACTGGAATTGTCCGTCCGCGCCACCAACTGCCTGGAATCCGAAGGAATCACCACCATTCGGGAATTGGTGTCGCGCTCCGAGGAACAACTGCTCACCGTGCGCAACTTCGGTGAGACCACCCTCAAAGAAGTGCGCAGCAAACTCAACGACCTCGGAATCGACCTGGGCATGCTCGCCTCCAACCGCTCCGGTGGATAA